The following proteins are co-located in the Psilocybe cubensis strain MGC-MH-2018 chromosome 5, whole genome shotgun sequence genome:
- a CDS encoding Autophagy-related protein 17 — protein MSSHPKSPIAYSPPSVGRTTAPPTPVVPTVNVPSQPHLVSLVVQSKKALQHGEQLCTRAHTSSNESAQASVDVLALDAKVRWIVEAVVEQLQLAASVAKTIEEKRTDISRQANEWDIARTQQTDALDAILESLGAQLVPPEFHQHSSDSSLFGSQHSADLENERLASKGNNTQLSPAMLSNKKPNGSSDDYSQLRSPISPVSPSATLRRNGSIRQANETKDKGRTKHRNPSGTRRSTKEERKRWKTLRDFVDDQAIETVLETIENDRSALEEIISKTDDYPETLTRTIHTIRSSLPFPNPDEPDALKRTQQIVVEQEHLVNSMASLLESLASHYDGMANALKDSENGEDFSDEDLQVMNRDTDELPAIMRELEDSLRVIEEYHLEKDLKHLSTVLDDLDELGEIMSEMLHTQEILEVQANEELIRLHDHLTALESTFHIPYVEYRTAFTKLLLEIERRRQYKEAAENIVSGMMKHLESMTEEETRVREHFNKEYGGSLPLDLCLYVANSPTRWEIVPWQGTTPEALPHIDNDLLAEARAKVASSDGPLKLGHDSQ, from the exons ATGTCGTCACACCCCAAATCGCCAATTGCCTACAGTCCACCTTCAGTTGGACGAACTACAGCACCCCCAACACCAGTGGTGCCCACCGTAAACGTCCCGAGCCAGCCACATCTCGTGTCTCTCGTCGTCCAATCGAAGAAGGCGCTGCAACACGGTGAACAACTTTGCACAAGGGCCCACACGTCGTCAAATGAGTCAGCGCAAGCCTCAGTTGACGTCTTAGCACTGGACGCCAAAGTGCGTTGGATTGTTGAGGCAGTGGTGGAACAATTGCAG CTGGCAGCAAGTGTCGCGAAAACGATAGAAGAGAAACGGACGGATATCTCAAGGCAAGCGAAT GAATGGGATATTGCTAGAACACAACAAACAGATGCCTTGGACGCCATCCTAGAGTCTCTAGGGGCACAACTCGTCCCGCCAGAATTTCACCAGCATTCCTCAGACTCGTCATTGTTTGGGAGTCAGCATTCGGCTGATTTGGAGAATGAAAGGCTCGCGTCGAAAGGTAATAACACTCAGCTCTCCCCTGCTATGTTGAGCAACAAGAAGCCGAATGGATCCTCGGACGACTACAGTCAACTACGATCCCCTATATCGCCTGTGTCACCGTCCGCCACTCTTCGAAGAAATGGTTCTATACGTCAAGCTAACGAAACTAAAGACAAAGGGCGTACCAAGCACCGCAATCCCAGCGGAACCCGGAGAAGTAcgaaggaagaaaggaagcgTTGGAAGACGTTGCGGGACTTTGTGGACGACCAAGCTATTGAAACCGTTCTTGAGACTATAGAGAACGATAGATCGGCATTAGAG GAAATTATAAGCAAGACGGACGACTATCCCGAGACCCTCACGCGCACCATACATACAATCCGATCTTCGTTACCATTTCCAAACCCTGATGAACCTGATGCACTGAAACGAACACAGCAAATTGTTGTGGAACAGGAACACCTGGTAAATTCAATGGCATCACTTTTAGAAAGTCTGGCAAGTCATTATGACGGTATGGCGAATGCCTTGAAAGACTCCGAGAATGGGGAAGATTTTAGTGACGAAGATCTACAAG TCATGAATCGGGATACAGATGAGTTGCCAGCTATCATGCGTGAACTTGAAGATAGTTTGAGGGTTATTGAAGAATATCA TTTGGAGAAAGATCTAAAGCATCTTTCTACCGTTCTGGATGACCTAGATGAACTCGGAGAAATTATGAGTGAAATGTTACATACCCAAGAAATACTTGAA GTTCAGGCTAACGAAGAACTCATTCGACTGCACGATCATCTGACGGCCCTTGAAAGCACCTTCCATATTCCTTATGTTGAATATAGAACCGCCTTTACCAAATTATTGCTTGAAATTGAGCGACGGAGGCAATACAAGGAAGCCGCTGAAAACATTGTCAGTGGGATGATGAAGCATTTGGAATCTATGACAGAAG AAGAAACCCGTGTCAGAGAGCACTTCAACAAGGAATATGGCGGTAGTTTACCCCTCGACCTTTGTTTATATGTTGCCAATTCTCCAACAAGATGGGAAATTGTCCCATGGCAGGGCACCACTCCAGAAGCTCTTCCCCACATAGACAACGATCTTCTTGCGGAG GCGAGGGCGAAAGTTGCTTCTTCTGACGGACCACTGAAACTGGGACATGACAGCCAATGA
- a CDS encoding Protein adenylyltransferase SelO, mitochondrial — translation MSSTRFTVSALPLAQKSQLLIHNLTPDTYTPTPAHFQSKVLVESPSIQRRARLLPGPCHFSHVSPFPIPFPYDIEPPVPAAATDDKASYIEKWLADREAVHILPSSEKHPDAPLRKYAAKNRDQPLDLIGISETGLRDCVPHLDVGDAFAVLGVPSLAHEFDDEGDPQPSDIKDVVDARQDLIDVLSGQYMLMSSAQDDSNPNHIPFAPWSLRYSGHQFGSWAGQLGDGRAITIHVTPHPSDPEMTYELQLKGSGRTPFSRSADGLAVLRSSIREYLCSEAMEALHIPTTRSLSLISLPALPVQRERVETACVLTRMAPSFLRIGNFEAFNGPTNMFFFGGGQQKPDYEGLRVLGEWVAGKVLKLNIEPGKAWGSQLVLEVARRNAKMVAGWQAYGFMHGVINTDNVSVLGLTIDYGPYAFMDVFDPQHICNHTDESGRYAYKYQPNMIVYAIRALLNALSPLIGAEAELGGKAVSTGWADGVTSEKLEEWNKSAQELKSEAERVVQEIASVEYGRLMRKRLGLRRQDASDESEIFKPLLEILEQHRLDFHSTFRTLSSFRPSLLSDKSSLPDSDTESGDLQSFIAKLLGRSGEPERLDHAAASSAWLTWLDKYAARIRSEAGEWTGVSGEAAIDAEREKEMKGVNPRFVLRQWVLEEVISRVERDSTSGKRVLAKVMQMACNPYEPWGAEDEDQPDSELDKEEKEERRYCGLGEKKMLGFQCSCSS, via the exons ATGTCCTCCACCAGATTCACCGTCTCTGCCCTTCCTCTTGCCCAAAAATCCCAGCTCCTCATACACAACCTTACCCCAGATACTTATACACCCACCCCAGCTCATTTTCAGTCCAAGGTTCTTGTAGAATCCCCAAGTATCCAAAGACGAGCTCGT CTGCTACCCGGGCCTTGCCATTTCTCTCATGTCTCTCCCTTTCCGATCCCCTTTCCGTATGATATTGAACCCCCAGTTCCTGCAGCGGCTACAGACGACAAAGCGAGCTACATCGAGAAATGGCTTGCAGACAGAGAGGCCGTGCACATCCTGCCTTCGTCGGAAAAACATCCAGACGCTCCTCTTAGGAAATACGCTGCCAAAAACAGGGACCAACCTCTCGATCTCATTGGTATATCTGAAACTGGCCTGAGGGATTGTGTTCCCCACTTGGATGTGGGAGATGCATTTGCCGTTCTTGGAGTTCCAAGCCTGGCCCACGAATTTGACGATGAAGGGGACCCTCAGCCATCCGATATCAAGGATGTTGTCGATGCGCGCCAGGATCTTATTGATGTCCTTAGTGGGCAATACATGCTCATGTCTTCTGCGCAAGACGATTCCAACCCCAATCACATCCCTTTTGCTCCATGGTCATTGCGCTACAGTGGCCACCAATTCGGGTCATGGGCAGGTCAGCTAGGAGACGGCCGTGCAATTACAATTC ATGTTACTCCGCATCCCTCTGACCCAGAGATGACGTACGAGTTGCAGCTCAAAGGATCGGGACGCACGCCCTTTTCCCGTAGTGCAGACGGATTAGCTGTCCTGCGATCTTCAATTCGCGAATATTTGTGTTCAGAGG CGATGGAAGCTCTCCATATACCCACTACGCGATCTTTGTCTCTCATATCGCTCCCTGCATTACCAGTACAGCGTGAGCGTGTAGAGACAGCATGCGTTCTGACCCGTATGGCGCCTTCGTTCCTCCGCATAGGCAACTTCGAAGCATTCAACGGTCCAACCAACATGTTCTTCTTTGGAGGCGGTCAACAAAAACCTGATTACGAAGGTCTCAGAGTCCTTGGTGAATGGGTAGCTGGCAAAGTTTTGAAGCTGAATATCGAACCTGGCAAGGCATGGGGGTCCCAGTTGGTCTTAGAAGTGGCCAGGCGTAACGCAAAGATGGTCGCTGGATGGCAGGCATACGGTTTTATGCATGGGGTTATTAACACAGACAA CGTATCCGTCCTTGGGTTGACTATTGACTACG GTCCTTATGCTTTCATGGACGTTTTTGATCCACAACATATTTGCAACCACACGGACGAGTCAGGAAGATATGCCTACAAA TACCAACCTAACATGAT TGTCTACGCCATTCGTGCCTTGTTGAACGCTCTATCTCCCCTTATCGGAGCAGAAGCCGAGTTGGGTGGCAAAGCTGTCTCTACAGGTTGGGCAGATGGGGTTACCTCTGAGAAACTAGAAGAATGGAATAAATCCGCCCAAGAGCTAAAGAGCGAAGCAGAACGAGTAGTGCAAGAGATCGCTTCAGTCGAGTACGGCCGGCTCATGCGAAAG CGTCTGGGCCTTCGGCGGCAGGATGCATCAGATGAGTCAGAGATCTTCAAGCCACTCTTAGAGATCCTGGAGCAGCACAGGCTCGATTTCCACTCCACATTTCGGACTCTATCGTCCTTCAGGCCCTCTTTGTTATCTGACAAGTCATCGCTACCTGATTCGGACACAGAATCGGGCGATCTCCAGAGCTTCATCGCCAAACTCCTCGGACGCAGCGGTGAGCCTGAGAGACTCGACCACGCGGCAGCCAGCAGCGCATGGCTAACCTGGCTGGATAAATACGCTGCGCGTATACGGAGCGAAGCCGGCGAGTGGACGGGAGTCAGCGGCGAAGCCGCTATCGATGCGGAACGGGAGAAGGAAATGAAGGGCGTAAACCCACGATTTGTCTTACGCCAATGGGTGCTCGAGGAGGTTATCTCCAGGGTCGAGCGAGACTCGACGAGTGGGAAGCGTGTACTTGCCAAGGTCATGCAG ATGGCATGCAATCCTTATGAGCCTTGGGGTGCCGAGGATGAGGACCAACCCGATTCAGAGTTGGAcaaggaggaaaaagaggagaggagataTTGTGGACTCGGAGAGAAGAAGATGCTGGGATTCCAATGCAGCTGCTCCAGTTAA